A single region of the Ziziphus jujuba cultivar Dongzao chromosome 10, ASM3175591v1 genome encodes:
- the LOC112490652 gene encoding receptor-like protein 43 → MRYWKAGSDCCLWDGVTCDMATGHVVSLDLSSSWLNGPLRSNSSLFRLLHLHKLNIAYNDFASSPIPSELGQLSRLTHLNLSFSKFSGHIPSEISKLTNLMSFDLSDWYGNNLYIREGEVERLIQNMTNLRLLNLDGVDLSSSLVPQSMANLSFLTHLSLWNCDLHGKFPQNVFQLPNIQSVELSENMDLTGSIPEFNSSNNLMSLVIRGTSFFGKLPDSIGNLKYLNVLNLESFSGTVPSSLWNLSKLVELDLSFSYFKGQLPSTLGDLPNLISLNLGDNEFGGELPSSIQNLPQLQYLNLGKNNFDGQISTSFGNLTQLNYLDLSHNFFHGKFPNPMAFPYLIEEIDFGYNNLTGSIPSYNLNLSFLFSLALSNNLFTGVIPSSLFAIPSLVYLYLDGNQFTDLDISNSSQLDTLSLSNNLFTGIIPSSLFALPSLGYLDLGDNQFTDLAISNSSKLHILSLSNNLFTGVIPSSLFAIPPLVSLYLDDNQFTDLDISNSSQLESFSLSGNRLSRLIPRSISKLKKLRELQLDSNNLSGRTDFGIFSEMTDLKFLDLSYNSRLSIANMSLASALPQFHGLSLSSCNISEFPDFLKTQHELQFLDLSCNRIGGPIPKWFLSIGTKTLQQLNLSHNSISGWEEIQSLILPWKVLESLDMRSNVLQGPLVVPPMSIQSFFISNNSLIGRIDPLFCKLKNLRTLDASNNRLDGTIPLCFRNMGNSEEAPSVLPWKGLQYLDLRSNMLQGPLVVPPMSITSILISNNSLIGRIDPLFCKLRNLIILDASNNHLTGTIPQCLGSFDSSLTILNLQGNKLHGDMPYTCGDGSQLLTLDLGHNYLQGKIPQSLIKCQELEVLNLGHNNMSDKFPFWLQNLPKLQVLILSFNRFYGPIWGPRNFRGFVNSRIIDLSFNAFSGSLPSHYFKNWTSMMESSKKNRSELKYTGEGYYQYSLTLMNKGQEMKLIKILTIFVAIDLSNNRLRGEIPTTIGDLQSLIVLNLSSNCFTGAIPSSLGNLIELESLDLSNNKLSGVIPQQLINLTFLGYLNLSVNHLTGLIPQGGQIWVFPGSSFEGNWGLCGLPLAQKCGTILPTSHFHKISSDSLLSGFTWKVVVMGFGCGLIIGLVGGHIITLIRPNFMFIIFGVLPQRRLR, encoded by the exons ATGAGATATTGGAAGGCTGGTAGCGATTGCTGTTTGTGGGACGGAGTCACTTGTGATATGGCAACAGGTCATGTAGTGAGCCTAGACCTCAGCAGCAGCTGGCTTAATGGGCCTTTGCGTTCTAACAGCAGCCTTTTCAGGTTGCTTCATCTCCATAAGCTCAACATTGCCTACAATGACTTCGCCTCAAGCCCCATCCCATCTGAGTTGGGCCAACTGTCCAGGTTAACCCATCTCAATctctctttttctaaattttcaggGCATATTCCTTCTGAAATCTCAAAGCTGACAAATCTTATGTCATTTGATCTTTCTGATTGGTATGGTAATAACTTATATATAAGAGAAGGGGAGGTCGAAAGGCTTATCCAGAACATGACCAATTTAAGACTCCTTAACCTAGATGGAGTGGATCTTTCTTCTTCACTGGTGCCTCAATCCATGGCAAACCTCTCTTTCTTGACACATCTATCTCTTTGGAATTGTGACTTGCATGGCAAATTTCCACAGAATGTCTTCCAGTTGCCTAACATACAATCCGTTGAGCTATCAGAAAATATGGATCTTACAG GTTCTATTCCGGAGTTTAATTCTAGCAATAATCTAATGTCATTGGTTATTCGCGGAACCAGTTTCTTCGGGAAATTGCCCGATTCAATTGGCAACCTCAAGTACTTGAATGTTTTGAATCTTGAATCCTTTTCAGGGACAGTTCCTTCTTCCCTTTGGAACCTTTCTAAACTTGTAGAGCTCGACCTCTCATTCAGCTATTTCAAAGGTCAGTTGCCATCTACTCTAGGGGACCTTCCAAACCTCATTTCACTTAATCTCGGTGATAATGAATTTGGTGGTGAATTACCTTCTTCCATTCAAAATCTCCCACAGCTGCAATATTTAAACCTTGGAAAGAATAATTTCGATGGTCAAATTTCAACTTCATTTGGAAATCTGACCCAGCTAAACTATTTGGATCTTTCACATAATTTTTTCCATGGCAAATTCCCAAATCCAATGGCATTTCCGTATCTTATTGAGGAGATTGATTTTGGATACAATAATTTGACAGGTTCAATCCCATCGTACAATCTTAACTTGTCCTTCCTTTTTTCCCTTGCTCTGTCAAACAATTTATTTACTGGAGTCATTCCTTCTTCTTTATTTGCAATTCCTTCTTTGGTATACCTATATCTGGATGGCAATCAGTTCACAGATTTGGACATCTCTAATTCATCCCAATTAGACACTCTGTCTTTGTCCAACAATTTATTTACTGGAATCATTCCTTCTTCTTTATTTGCACTTCCTTCTTTGGGATACCTTGATTTGGGTGACAATCAGTTCACAGACTTGGCCATCTCTAATTCATCCAAATTACACATACTGTCTCTGTCCAACAATTTATTTACTGGAGTCATTCCCTCTTCTTTATTTGCAATTCCTCCTTTGGTATCCCTATATCTAGATGACAATCAGTTCACAGACTTAGACATCTCTAATTCATCCCAGTTAGAAAGTTTTTCTTTAAGTGGAAACAGATTAAGTAGACTTATTCCAAGATCCATATCCAAATTGAAAAAGCTGAGAGAACTTCAACTTgattcaaataatttaagtgGCAGAACTGATTTTGGCATTTTCTCAGAGATGACAGACCTCAAGTTTCTTGATCTTTCATATAACAGCCGCCTATCCATAGCAAATATGAGTTTGGCTTCTGCACTCCCCCAGTTCCATGGACTCTCTTTATCCTCATGCAACATAAGTGAATTTCCAGATTTCCTTAAAACACAACATGAATTACAGTTCTTAGATCTTTCCTGCAATAGGATTGGCGGCCCGATACCAAAATGGTTCTTGAGCATTGGCACAAAAACCTTGCAACAACTCAATCTTTCTCACAACTCCATTAGCGGTTGGGAAGAAATCCAATCATTAATTCTTCCATGGAAGGTATTAGAGTCTCTTGATATGAGGTCCAATGTTTTGCAAGGACCACTGGTCGTTCCACCTATGTCCATCCAGTCCTTTTTTATCTCAAACAATAGCTTAATTGGAAGAATTGATCCATTGTTCTGTAAATTGAAGAATCTGAGAACACTTGATGCATCAAATAATCGACTAGATGGCACCATTCCTCTATGTTTTCGCAACATGGGCAATTCGGAGGAAGCCCCATCTGTTCTTCCATGGAAGGGATTGCAGTATCTTGATCTGCGTTCCAACATGTTGCAAGGACCACTTGTTGTTCCACCAATGTCCATAACATCCATTTTAATCTCAAATAACAGTTTGATTGGAAGAATTGATCCATTGTTCTGTAAATTAAGGAATCTTATAATACTTGATGCATCAAATAATCATCTAACTGGTACTATTCCTCAATGTTTGGGTAGCTTCGATAGTTCTCTTACAATACTGAATCTTCAAGGAAACAAGCTCCACGGCGATATGCCTTATACATGTGGAGATGGAAGCCAATTGTTGACATTGGACTTGGGCCACAACTATTTACAAGGGAAGATTCCACAGTCTCTAATTAAATGCCAAGAGCTAGAAGTTCTAAATCTGGGCCATAATAATATGAGTGACAAATTTCCTTTCTGGCTACAAAATTTGCCAAAGCTGCAGGTTCTCATATTAAGTTTTAATAGATTTTACGGTCCAATATGGGGTCCTCGCAACTTTAGGGGCTTTGTGAACTCCCGTATCATTGATTTATCTTTCAATGCTTTTTCAGGGAGTTTACCATCACACTACTTTAAAAATTGGACTTCTATGATGGAATCTTCTAAGAAAAATAGGTCAGAGTTGAAATATACTGGTGAGGGTTATTACCAATACTCTTTGACTTTGATGAACAAGGGACAAGAAATGAAATTGATCAAGATACTTACAATCTTTGTAGCCATTGATCTCTCCAACAATAGACTTCGTGGAGAAATTCCAACTACAATAGGAGATCTTCAATCTCTAATTGTACTTAACTTGTCCAGTAATTGTTTCACAGGGGCCATTCCTTCATCTCTAGGGAATCTCATAGAGCTTGAATCCTTGGATCTCTCAAACAATAAGCTTTCAGGTGTAATACCTCAACAGTTAATCAATCTCACATTTCTTGGATACTTGAACTTATCCGTAAACCATCTCACTGGTCTAATACCGCAAGGTGGACAAATCTGGGTATTTCCAGGTTCTTCTTTTGAGGGGAATTGGGGATTATGTGGTCTTCCACTGGCACAAAAATGTGGAACTATCTTACCAACTTCCCACTTTCATAAGATATCATCCGACTCACTATTATCCGGTTTTACTTGGAAAGTTGTAGTGATGGGGTTTGGATGTGGACTGATAATTGGATTGGTCGGAGGACATATCATCACCTTAATAAGGCCAAATTTTATGTTCATAATCTTTGGTGTGCTGCCACAAAGGAGACTAAGATGA